The following coding sequences are from one Salinicoccus sp. Bachu38 window:
- a CDS encoding YndM family protein, with protein MEHVKALLIKAVMTLAVLWIVLGAGYGMDFWPMILVTTVVLGVISYFAGDLGILPAAGNMVATISDLVLTFLVVWLLGLLMTDVSGGTVAVAALISAVVIGVGEYLFHMYMLKSGPIAHERANTKV; from the coding sequence ATGGAACATGTAAAGGCGTTATTGATTAAAGCTGTTATGACACTTGCTGTTTTATGGATTGTACTTGGTGCCGGATATGGCATGGACTTCTGGCCGATGATTCTTGTTACGACAGTCGTACTTGGAGTCATTTCCTACTTTGCAGGTGATCTCGGTATACTTCCGGCAGCAGGCAACATGGTTGCTACAATTTCCGATCTTGTTCTTACTTTCTTGGTGGTATGGTTGCTAGGCCTATTGATGACTGATGTATCAGGAGGCACAGTCGCAGTGGCAGCTCTGATTTCTGCAGTTGTCATCGGCGTCGGAGAGTATCTATTCCACATGTATATGCTGAAAAGCGGGCCCATTGCACATGAAAGAGCGAACACTAAAGTCTGA
- a CDS encoding YqjF family protein, which translates to MKQELLNFTEHRNAPLPHGPWTLYQRWENLLCMHIPVDPDELAPHVPKELELDIYDGCAWLSVFPFKVRGMQFRGLPKFPYFHDFLELNVRTYVRYKNIPGIYFFSLDAEKSIPVIGARMGTLPYYKAHMKAAEKDGWIHYHSQRQHGSPTYFKGRYKSISKPGKPMLATLDYWLLERYYLFNTVGDTVVHVGIHHLPWKPARASAVYEIGGINSLLPGDIEGEPVLAHYVEALDVIFWPVQSKAPAPYS; encoded by the coding sequence ATGAAACAGGAATTGCTGAACTTCACCGAACACAGGAACGCACCATTGCCCCATGGTCCCTGGACACTGTATCAGCGATGGGAAAATCTATTATGCATGCACATACCGGTGGACCCGGATGAACTTGCGCCCCACGTGCCCAAGGAACTCGAACTTGATATATATGACGGTTGTGCCTGGCTTTCCGTCTTTCCTTTCAAGGTACGGGGCATGCAGTTCAGGGGTCTGCCGAAGTTTCCATACTTCCACGATTTCCTTGAACTCAATGTCAGAACATACGTTAGATATAAAAATATACCCGGAATATATTTCTTCAGCCTGGATGCTGAAAAATCCATTCCCGTGATTGGTGCCCGAATGGGCACACTGCCCTACTACAAAGCGCATATGAAAGCGGCGGAAAAGGATGGGTGGATCCATTACCATAGTCAGCGTCAGCATGGCTCACCCACCTATTTCAAAGGGAGATACAAATCCATTTCAAAGCCCGGTAAGCCCATGCTCGCCACACTCGACTACTGGCTTCTGGAACGCTACTACCTTTTCAACACGGTGGGCGATACTGTTGTCCATGTGGGCATCCATCACCTGCCATGGAAGCCGGCCCGTGCATCCGCGGTGTATGAAATCGGCGGCATCAATTCACTTCTGCCAGGTGACATCGAAGGTGAGCCGGTGCTCGCACACTATGTCGAAGCACTAGATGTCATCTTCTGGCCGGTGCAGAGCAAGGCGCCTGCACCCTACTCCTGA
- a CDS encoding STAS/SEC14 domain-containing protein: MKLEESEYPNVVYVEVDGKVTEEDAEKSEAFIKKHYGNEKKLNALVYIKDMEGADIGAILKGSVIDVKHWEQYGKFALVANPAWIEGGSTVADLMPDIEVRHFDKAQIDKAWEWLQE, encoded by the coding sequence ATGAAACTTGAAGAAAGCGAATATCCGAATGTGGTATACGTCGAAGTGGATGGGAAAGTGACCGAGGAGGATGCAGAGAAATCGGAAGCCTTCATTAAGAAACACTATGGCAATGAAAAGAAGCTCAACGCGCTGGTCTATATTAAAGATATGGAAGGTGCAGATATCGGTGCCATCCTGAAAGGCAGTGTCATTGATGTCAAGCATTGGGAACAATATGGGAAGTTTGCATTGGTGGCGAACCCTGCCTGGATCGAAGGTGGCTCGACTGTTGCCGATCTCATGCCTGATATAGAAGTGAGGCATTTCGATAAGGCCCAGATTGATAAGGCCTGGGAGTGGCTTCAGGAGTAG
- a CDS encoding BCCT family transporter: MVGLLKDNAVLFISAIIVLAVVVWGVFMPDSMVSTTGSIMDFITAEFGWFYVISTALFIIFCLYLGVGPFRNMKLGKRDDEAEYTYFQWIGMLFAAGMGVGLVFWGTAEPLSHFADPPAGLEPKSQAAAEQSLVLSVFHWGIHPWAIYSIVALGLAFAKFRKDLPGLISSTFYPLIGSYISKWPGKIIDIIAVLATTVGIATSFGLSAMQFGVGLEHVFGLPNNNISQLVIIGAVTVIFLVSAVTGISKGMKYLSVTNLIIAAALLAIVLILGPTTYLIEHVSKTIGGYGSDLFGMTFNTTPYSEDNAWMSNWTLFYWAWLISWSPFVGTFIARVSKGRTLGEFMFGVLVIPTLGTLIWFVVFGGSGLFMELGGQTSMSDTVTQTPEVGLFLLLDQFHGAILLNIMALVLIAIFFITSANSATYVLGVFTSEGNLNPSNRVLVTWGILLSSIASVLLLSGGLNGLQSIATITALPFGVIMIFMMIALYRNLRTEGRSNQKIKDEEHW; the protein is encoded by the coding sequence ATGGTCGGGCTGCTCAAAGATAATGCTGTACTCTTCATCTCGGCAATCATCGTATTGGCTGTAGTAGTCTGGGGCGTCTTCATGCCGGACAGTATGGTTTCCACCACCGGCAGCATAATGGATTTCATCACGGCAGAATTTGGATGGTTCTACGTTATTTCCACTGCCCTGTTCATCATCTTCTGTCTCTATCTCGGCGTCGGTCCGTTTCGTAATATGAAACTCGGGAAACGGGACGATGAGGCAGAATATACTTATTTTCAGTGGATCGGCATGCTTTTTGCTGCAGGGATGGGTGTAGGTCTCGTATTCTGGGGAACTGCAGAACCCCTTTCCCACTTTGCGGATCCGCCTGCAGGGCTTGAACCCAAATCCCAGGCAGCAGCAGAACAGAGCCTGGTGCTCAGCGTATTCCATTGGGGAATACACCCTTGGGCGATATACTCCATCGTCGCACTCGGTCTCGCCTTTGCCAAATTCAGAAAGGATCTTCCCGGGCTGATCAGTTCGACCTTCTATCCACTGATCGGTTCCTACATCTCAAAATGGCCTGGCAAAATCATCGATATCATCGCCGTGCTTGCAACGACTGTAGGGATTGCCACTTCCTTCGGTCTGAGTGCGATGCAATTTGGTGTTGGTCTTGAACATGTATTCGGTCTGCCCAACAACAATATCAGCCAGCTCGTCATTATTGGGGCAGTCACCGTAATTTTTCTGGTATCGGCAGTTACAGGCATCAGCAAAGGCATGAAGTACTTGAGTGTGACCAACCTTATCATTGCGGCTGCATTGCTTGCCATTGTACTCATTCTGGGTCCCACCACCTATCTGATTGAGCATGTTTCAAAAACCATAGGAGGATACGGCAGTGATCTTTTCGGGATGACATTCAACACCACACCCTACAGTGAGGATAATGCTTGGATGAGCAACTGGACCCTTTTCTATTGGGCATGGCTCATTTCATGGAGCCCATTCGTCGGCACATTCATTGCCCGCGTTTCAAAGGGGCGTACACTGGGTGAGTTCATGTTCGGTGTACTGGTCATTCCCACGCTTGGTACATTGATATGGTTCGTGGTTTTCGGCGGGTCCGGATTATTCATGGAACTTGGCGGTCAGACTTCAATGTCGGACACAGTCACGCAGACGCCTGAAGTGGGACTCTTCCTTCTGCTCGACCAGTTTCATGGTGCAATCCTGCTCAATATCATGGCCCTTGTACTGATTGCAATATTCTTCATCACATCGGCAAATTCAGCGACATATGTACTGGGGGTCTTCACATCTGAAGGTAATCTCAATCCTTCAAACAGAGTGCTGGTTACATGGGGGATCCTGCTCTCGTCCATTGCTTCCGTGCTGCTTCTGAGCGGGGGACTGAACGGCCTGCAGTCCATTGCTACGATCACCGCTCTGCCTTTCGGCGTCATAATGATCTTCATGATGATCGCCCTCTACAGGAATCTGCGCACCGAAGGACGGAGCAACCAGAAAATTAAAGATGAGGAGCACTGGTAG
- a CDS encoding GNAT family protein, with protein MDFKTLHLGDLPELLFLQKKVYESLEDKEVLQTLTEREFKEIIAQGFIIGAYDEGRLVASRSMYIPTPDEGEHLADDVGIKDKKSVIYSEISFIAPSHRGKGLQTRMGRQLIEMVRADGRFRDVLTTVMPGNIPSLKDKFRLGFKIRKTTYKYNGKKRHVMHLNLSQPYVRSGEPTRVHYTDTGWMLENGDDYVGNEFDGEYISYYRK; from the coding sequence ATGGATTTTAAAACGCTGCATCTCGGAGACCTGCCGGAATTGCTCTTTCTTCAGAAAAAAGTATATGAAAGCCTTGAAGACAAGGAAGTGCTGCAGACACTGACGGAGAGGGAATTCAAGGAAATTATTGCACAGGGTTTCATAATCGGCGCCTATGATGAAGGACGTCTGGTAGCCTCCCGGTCCATGTATATTCCAACACCTGATGAAGGTGAGCATCTGGCGGACGATGTGGGCATTAAAGATAAGAAAAGCGTAATATACTCCGAGATCAGCTTCATCGCCCCTTCACACAGAGGCAAAGGCCTCCAGACCAGGATGGGCAGGCAGCTGATTGAAATGGTTCGGGCGGATGGAAGGTTCCGGGATGTCCTGACAACAGTAATGCCGGGGAACATACCAAGCCTCAAGGATAAATTCAGGCTCGGTTTCAAGATAAGGAAGACTACATACAAATATAATGGAAAGAAGCGTCATGTAATGCATCTGAATCTTTCGCAGCCGTATGTACGGTCCGGCGAGCCGACGCGCGTCCATTATACGGATACCGGATGGATGCTAGAAAACGGTGACGATTATGTAGGCAATGAATTTGATGGGGAATATATATCCTATTACAGGAAATGA
- a CDS encoding alpha/beta hydrolase, with amino-acid sequence MNLQSFYIGDKHAEVTMMLGESAVYEKEGRPAVVICPGGSYMYVSEREAEPVGYEFLAKGYHVFILRYSTIGTAMRREDRRTNRDELYQIASMVGEDEVLGSEFPGPLVELAQTITFIRENCHEFNVNPDQIGTVGFSAGGHLAASLGVHWNSAWLSELTAQESRWYRPNFQVLAYPILDYMLNRDIAEERGIGEPRYMSTASRMVFGHNIEDETIERADLKAHVSKDTPPTFIWHTVEDKLVFVQNALDFAKALETNQIPWELHTFKSGNHGLSLATGVTGMVDERASQWTNLMFSWLSEILEQN; translated from the coding sequence ATGAATCTGCAAAGTTTTTATATTGGTGACAAACATGCCGAAGTGACGATGATGCTTGGTGAAAGTGCAGTGTATGAGAAGGAGGGGAGACCGGCGGTTGTCATCTGTCCGGGCGGAAGCTACATGTATGTATCCGAAAGGGAGGCGGAACCTGTAGGGTACGAGTTTCTGGCGAAAGGATACCATGTGTTCATACTCAGGTATTCGACCATCGGCACGGCGATGAGAAGGGAGGACAGACGGACGAACAGGGACGAACTGTATCAGATCGCCTCCATGGTCGGGGAGGACGAGGTGCTCGGCTCCGAGTTTCCGGGACCTCTGGTGGAACTGGCACAGACGATTACCTTCATCCGGGAAAACTGCCATGAGTTCAATGTGAATCCGGATCAGATCGGTACAGTCGGATTCTCTGCGGGCGGCCATCTGGCAGCGAGTCTTGGCGTACACTGGAATTCGGCATGGCTCAGTGAACTCACAGCTCAGGAGTCAAGGTGGTACCGGCCGAATTTCCAGGTGCTGGCCTATCCGATCCTGGACTATATGCTGAACAGGGATATTGCCGAGGAACGGGGCATCGGGGAGCCGAGGTACATGTCGACGGCCTCCAGAATGGTATTCGGCCACAATATCGAGGATGAAACCATCGAACGGGCTGACCTCAAGGCTCATGTCTCCAAAGATACACCACCGACTTTCATCTGGCATACCGTCGAAGACAAGCTCGTATTCGTGCAGAACGCACTCGATTTTGCGAAAGCGTTGGAGACGAACCAGATACCCTGGGAACTCCATACATTCAAGAGTGGGAACCATGGCCTGAGCCTGGCGACAGGAGTGACCGGCATGGTGGACGAACGCGCATCACAATGGACGAACCTCATGTTCAGCTGGCTGAGTGAGATTCTGGAACAAAATTAA
- a CDS encoding GNAT family N-acetyltransferase, with the protein MEIRPIEMRDIEQFLNLLLTLEANSKDDLYEEQALNISNTESLLSSVLQNAKRQIFVAIEQERMMGYISLLGNHNEMTAHRANVSLGVLQTDQQNSIGRNLLNAAIHWAEGNRIHRLELSIRDDFEEEIELYTALGFKKEGERIDALFIDGEYRNEIYLYRLIN; encoded by the coding sequence ATGGAAATCCGTCCGATAGAAATGCGGGATATTGAACAATTCCTCAATTTACTGCTGACATTGGAAGCAAACAGCAAAGATGATCTGTATGAGGAACAGGCCCTCAACATCTCGAATACGGAGTCACTCCTATCGTCTGTACTGCAGAATGCAAAACGGCAGATTTTTGTCGCCATCGAGCAGGAGAGGATGATGGGCTACATCAGCCTGTTGGGGAATCATAATGAAATGACGGCGCACCGGGCCAACGTGTCCCTTGGTGTGCTGCAGACAGATCAGCAGAACAGCATAGGAAGAAATCTGTTGAATGCAGCCATCCACTGGGCGGAAGGGAACCGGATCCACCGGCTTGAGCTTTCCATCCGGGATGATTTTGAAGAAGAGATCGAGCTGTATACGGCGCTCGGGTTCAAAAAGGAAGGCGAACGGATCGACGCGCTGTTCATAGATGGGGAATACAGAAATGAAATATACCTTTATAGACTGATCAACTGA
- a CDS encoding metallophosphoesterase family protein produces MNRKIAVISDIHGNHHALSSVIEDMGKFDIDAVYCLGDVISLGHQTNEVLELLERLDNLTIIRGNHDDEVVKALRNMPSEVTGPEHDHHLWVAEHLDPKYQQFLGALPLTLEREVGVCSILLTHYHLDADAAYSPIDPAPSVKSLAHTYQDEKYDLVLFGHDHMRHHFETDHQIFLNPGPLGVTSKAYAPYAIMEIENDGAIHIMHRNIHYDRKSFIDGLRKENPPAIDFILNVLLKEGG; encoded by the coding sequence TTGAACAGGAAGATAGCGGTCATTTCCGATATCCATGGCAACCACCATGCATTATCCAGTGTAATAGAGGATATGGGAAAGTTTGATATTGATGCGGTCTATTGCCTTGGGGATGTCATTTCCCTGGGGCATCAGACGAATGAAGTGCTGGAGTTGCTTGAAAGACTGGATAATCTCACCATCATCCGGGGCAATCACGATGATGAGGTGGTGAAGGCATTGCGGAACATGCCTTCTGAAGTCACTGGTCCTGAGCATGACCATCATTTATGGGTGGCGGAACATCTGGACCCGAAATATCAGCAGTTCCTCGGGGCGCTGCCCCTGACTTTGGAGAGGGAAGTCGGAGTCTGCAGCATCCTCCTCACCCATTACCATCTGGATGCGGATGCCGCCTACAGCCCAATCGATCCGGCTCCGTCTGTAAAAAGTCTGGCGCATACCTATCAGGATGAAAAGTATGACCTTGTCCTTTTTGGCCACGACCATATGAGGCACCATTTTGAAACGGACCATCAGATATTCCTCAATCCGGGGCCGCTGGGGGTCACATCGAAAGCCTATGCACCATATGCCATCATGGAAATCGAAAATGATGGTGCCATCCATATCATGCATAGGAATATCCATTATGACCGCAAGTCCTTCATTGATGGACTCAGGAAAGAAAATCCACCAGCGATCGATTTCATACTGAATGTATTGCTTAAGGAAGGAGGTTAG
- a CDS encoding histidine phosphatase family protein, producing MRHGLTEYNHLRKLQGSSDIPLNAEGEYQAECAAEKLKDEPFDAIVSSPLGRAHRTAEIINQHHQLPIHTMDELKEQHFGTLEGSHIDDIIEKYPNGELPGAETFDALSARAEKAIRHIHEQFEGQYVLLTAHSRTIKSILALYSDEIDMLRTKLDNCSLSHIEFLDSKWHVHEYNVQTYAESAQEEHKK from the coding sequence GTGAGACACGGTCTGACAGAATACAACCATTTGAGGAAACTCCAGGGTTCTTCCGACATCCCTCTGAATGCTGAAGGGGAATATCAGGCGGAATGTGCCGCTGAAAAATTGAAGGATGAACCCTTCGATGCGATAGTTTCAAGCCCGCTCGGACGCGCCCACCGTACAGCGGAAATCATAAACCAGCACCATCAGCTGCCAATCCATACGATGGACGAATTGAAAGAGCAGCACTTCGGAACACTTGAAGGGAGCCACATCGATGATATCATCGAAAAGTACCCGAATGGCGAACTGCCCGGAGCTGAAACATTCGACGCGCTATCCGCCCGTGCGGAAAAAGCCATAAGACATATCCATGAACAGTTCGAAGGCCAATATGTGCTGCTGACCGCACACTCCAGGACGATCAAATCCATACTGGCACTATACAGCGATGAAATCGACATGCTCCGGACAAAGCTCGACAACTGCAGTCTGAGCCATATCGAATTCTTAGACTCGAAATGGCATGTGCACGAGTATAATGTACAGACATATGCGGAAAGCGCCCAGGAAGAGCACAAAAAATAG
- a CDS encoding C45 family autoproteolytic acyltransferase/hydolase, which yields MQKINALVQPFRGSHFDYGIQQGRWLEQTHYMQNRNYEWIKRRPKFDLDYDETKQLYMHFAPRIWEEIMGLQESLGITDREVLLNLAHYRVSPRDNGCSVYMDDDVFIRNYDYHPNTYDGMYKLFQPDHGYAHIGPASRVTGRMDGMNEHGLIMAYNFMNRKQPFDGFTCFIIGRFILELCKTADEAKALLQALPHRGGFSYIIQDRENDSFIAETSARGMEFREAHICTNHYEKLAHENRRYLVDSKERLDILQDIHSTSKSELLALFTGPAHGLFVDNYRSWAGTIHTSLYDRKNLKAGIRLGGEGHVHEFDFADWLDGGDIMQTQIDGKIDTDLSFTSADWQLKSRI from the coding sequence ATGCAGAAGATAAACGCTTTGGTCCAGCCCTTCAGAGGGAGCCATTTCGACTATGGCATACAGCAGGGCAGATGGCTGGAACAGACCCATTACATGCAGAACAGGAACTACGAGTGGATAAAGCGCCGACCGAAGTTCGACCTCGACTACGATGAAACAAAGCAGCTCTATATGCACTTTGCCCCCCGCATCTGGGAGGAGATCATGGGGCTCCAGGAGTCACTCGGGATCACCGACCGTGAGGTGTTGCTCAATCTTGCCCATTACAGGGTCTCACCACGCGATAATGGATGCAGTGTCTATATGGATGATGATGTATTCATCAGAAACTATGATTATCATCCGAATACTTACGATGGGATGTACAAACTTTTTCAGCCCGATCATGGATATGCGCATATCGGTCCTGCGTCCCGGGTAACGGGTAGAATGGACGGCATGAACGAACACGGCCTCATCATGGCCTACAATTTCATGAACAGGAAACAACCGTTCGATGGTTTTACATGCTTCATCATCGGCCGCTTCATCCTGGAACTGTGCAAAACGGCGGATGAGGCGAAAGCACTGCTTCAGGCACTCCCCCATCGTGGCGGATTCAGCTATATCATTCAGGACAGGGAGAATGATTCCTTCATTGCAGAAACTTCCGCCCGTGGCATGGAATTCCGCGAAGCCCACATATGTACGAACCACTACGAGAAGCTTGCACATGAAAACAGGAGATACCTTGTCGACTCGAAGGAGCGTCTTGATATCCTTCAGGATATACACTCCACTTCAAAGAGCGAACTACTCGCCCTCTTCACTGGTCCGGCCCACGGACTTTTCGTGGACAACTACAGAAGCTGGGCTGGCACCATCCATACATCCCTGTATGACAGGAAGAACCTGAAAGCCGGCATACGCCTCGGTGGAGAGGGACACGTACATGAATTTGATTTTGCAGACTGGCTGGATGGTGGCGACATCATGCAGACACAGATTGATGGAAAGATTGATACGGATCTCAGCTTCACCAGTGCCGACTGGCAGTTGAAATCCAGAATATAA
- a CDS encoding DUF421 domain-containing protein, with amino-acid sequence MAYLSLVVLLRVSGKRTLTKMNAFDFIVTIALGSILASIITSKDITLAQGITAFLVLVIMQYIFTKLSVKSQAFSNLIKSQPALLYYNGEFLTQNMKKERVLEIEIRQAARSSGKDDMAEVMAVVLETDGSISVISNQSDEPSLDKLFKEVKK; translated from the coding sequence ATGGCCTACCTTTCCCTTGTTGTCCTCCTCCGGGTGAGCGGCAAGCGGACCCTGACCAAGATGAATGCCTTCGATTTCATCGTAACAATCGCACTCGGTTCCATCCTGGCCAGCATCATCACGAGCAAGGACATCACACTTGCCCAGGGCATCACTGCATTCCTTGTGCTTGTCATCATGCAGTATATCTTCACCAAGCTGTCTGTAAAGAGCCAAGCATTCAGCAATCTCATAAAATCTCAGCCCGCCCTGCTCTATTACAATGGAGAATTTTTGACACAGAACATGAAGAAGGAACGGGTGCTGGAAATCGAAATCAGACAGGCGGCCCGCTCCAGCGGCAAGGACGACATGGCCGAAGTCATGGCAGTCGTGCTTGAAACCGACGGCAGCATTTCCGTCATCAGCAATCAATCCGATGAGCCGAGTCTGGATAAGCTGTTCAAAGAGGTAAAAAAATAA